The following proteins come from a genomic window of Girardinichthys multiradiatus isolate DD_20200921_A chromosome 8, DD_fGirMul_XY1, whole genome shotgun sequence:
- the LOC124873129 gene encoding homeodomain-interacting protein kinase 1-like, translated as MGNKCCTPLPDPGVEALNPLPHRYEILKYLGEGGSAVVLKCLDRHTHKNVAVKFAKRKNKLNHEAAMMNFLMKYNLDQHNIIKFHHSSSSNSCLVFDMCDITLHDYFKKRKTPMDLQDIGTVIQQLAVALHALENFGIIHCDLKTNNIMVVNQKRKPLKVKLIDFGLAVFPHQANQTINQCLFYKAPELILGLPYSTAVDIWSLGCVMGKMLLNCALFPGESEYETLCYIVDLLGPPPDHLVNAGRKSAQYFKRTVSNQWVLKTPAEYWRKDQQLTNRKSYKARFWHRARMSHLKFEELAATEERKNCITLIKAMLQWDPEKRITPKGILNHSFIIRNCCNRSSSCLLSITALGQETNTNKDAGSSTTMAHPTSTNQEKKVFNCVVNLLQERRCTFDMLVPLQTCADQPMDSDKNLLQLPQIDRPPCEQLGQPAPTENRFLLRNRDGGRPITGPSLKSTIKQEEQSPLADVPATTKESYSQTTEDCSKPKQKCFLQNMCLGWVQSRNKH; from the exons ATGGGGAACAAATGTTGTACACCTTTACCTGACCCTGGTGTAGAGGCTCTAAATCCACTGCCACACAGATACGAAATCCTTAAATATCTGGGAGAAGGAGGCTCCGCAGTTGTCCTCAAATGCttagacagacacacacacaaaaatgtgGCTGTGAAGTTTgccaaaaggaaaaacaagttGAACCATGAG GCAGCCATGATGAACTTTCTCATGAAGTACAACTTGGATCAGCATAACATCATCAAGTTTCACCACAGCTCCAGCTCAAACTCCTGTCTGGTGTTTGACATGTGTGACATCACTCTACATGactactttaaaaaaagaaagacaccaATGGATTTACAAGACATTGGAACAGTTATACAGCAA TTGGCTGTAGCTTTACACGCACTGGAGAATTTTGGCATCATCCACTGtgacctgaaaacaaacaacatcatggtGGTGAATCAAAAGAGAAAACCATTGAAGGTCAAGCTGATTGACTTTGGCCTGGCCGTCTTCCCCCATCAAGCAAATCAGACAATCAATCAATGTCTTTTTTATAA GGCTCCCGAACTCATATTGGGGCTCCCATATTCTACAGCTGTGGACATCTGGTCACTGGGATGTGTGATGGGAAAGATGCTTTTAAACTGTGcacttttcccaggggaaagtGAATATGAAACT CTGTGCTACATAGTTGATCTTCTGGGACCACCACCAGACCATCTAGTTAATGCTGGCAGGAAATCAGCACAGTATTTTAAACGGACAGTCTCCAACCAGTGGGTACTGAAG ACACCTGCAGAATACTGGAGAAAGGATCAACAACTGACAAACAGAAAGTCCTACAAGGCTCGTTTTTGGCATCGAGCAAGAATG agTCATCTGAAGTTTGAAGAACTGGCTGCAACAGAAGAGAGGAAGAATTGTATAACACTAATTAAGGCAATGCTTCAGTGGGATCCAGAGAAGAGGATTACTCCCAAAGGCATCCTAAACCATTCCTTTATTATCAGGAATTGTTGCAACCGCAGCAGCTCCTGTCTTCTATCTATCACTGCACTGGGACAGGAAACTAACACCAACAAAGACGCTGGTTCTTCCACAACCATGGCACATCCCACCAGCACAAACCAGGAAAAGAAAGTTTTCAACTGTGTGGTCAATCTACTCCAAGAAAGGAGATGTACATTTGACATGTTAGTGCCACTGCAAACCTG TGCAGACCAGCCAATGGATTCTGACAAGAACTTGCTTCAACTACCACAGATAGACCGGCCACCCTGTGAACAGTTGGGTCAGCCTGCTCCCACAGAAAACAGATTTCTCTTAAGGAACAGAGATGGCGGGAGACCCATAACAGGGCCAAGCTTGAAATCCACCATCAAACAGGAAGAGCAGAGCCCTCTTGCTGATGTACCAGCCACAACAAAGGAAAGCTACAGCCAGACCACCGAAGATTGCAGCAAGCCAAAGCAGAAGTGTTTTTTGCAGAATATGTGTCTTGGTTGGGTGCAGAGTAGAAACAAACATTAG